The Xiphophorus couchianus chromosome 6, X_couchianus-1.0, whole genome shotgun sequence genomic interval AAGCGGCCTTGTGTTCAACATGGCTGTAGCGTACATAAAATGTACGCTAACAGTCCTAACAGTTCACTTTTATTTCTACCAGTACTTAGTATTACAAATTACCACCTACATCGCAACCTATGGTTTCCGACctgcttttatttgttattattttttaattttcccacCAGTAGCTCGAATGCGCCGTACCGGGTGTGACGCACTTCTCCGTTCCCTTTCGAGGGAACGTGAACGCAGCAAGCAAACTGCTTCCTTGTCCCGTTTGGTTCCTGGATGTTTACAGCGGCTCTCCGGCGGTTTCGAGAGAAATGGAGATCTTACAGACACCGCTTCGTGCCCTGGGTTGTGTTTAACCTGTCGAAGAATGAGAAGACCCTGCGGCGGGTGACGGAGCCCTCAGAAGACAAAGTGATCCCAGATGAGCAGGTCTCGCAGAGCCTCCTGGGGCTCTCCAGAGCCCTACTCAGGAACAGCGGGGGGCTGCTCCTGGGAGCCCACACGAACTTCCCGCCCCGGTTTCCGCTTCACCGGGAGCAGAACGAAGGAGACGTTCTGTTTCAAACTCTGGGATTCTGCATCGAGAGGAGGCCCAGTTCTTTAGCCTTTGCGGGAACCGGGGTGTTTGTCACCAGAGGAGTCGTACCCAAAGGAGCAACAGTTGCCATGTATCCTGGTACAATTTATCAGCCCTACGAGCCCATCCTCCTTCAGTCCATCAGAAACCCCTTCGTGTTCCGCTGTATTGACGGGGTCCTGGTGGATGGGAATGACAGAGGCATCTCCAGGATGGTGTTCAGGTCGTGCAGTGGCAGGGACAGAATGGGCCCGTACCTGACAAGTGACGCCAGCTGGCTGACGGACAGTCCGCTCAACCCACTGGCCGTGGGTCAGTACGTCAACAACTGCTCCAACGAAAGGCCCGCCAACGTCTGCTACCAGGAGTACGACGTCCCGGACAGCTTTCCCCTGGAGCTCCGCCAGTATCTGCCAAACGTCAACTACAGCCAGCACTGTACCCAGAGGCCTCTGCGCTGCGTGGTCCTGGTGTCGCTCAGAGACATAAGAGCAGGAGAGGAACTTTTCTCCAACTACTACACCATTGTGCGCTGAAAATAGTCACATTTtcttaccaaaaataaataaataaagagcaaaaaagcaacacaataaGCAGGCTTCCAGACATTTTATTAATCCACTGCGATTTCTATTTGACCTCATTCTCACTTTGTTTTGTGGCACtctgcaaaaaaacacagaaaatattaccaagtaattttggtttagttttctTGTGCAATTATCGTAGtgcacttgaaatgagacaaaactaacatataTGTAACGTTA includes:
- the setd9 gene encoding SET domain-containing protein 9 → MFTAALRRFREKWRSYRHRFVPWVVFNLSKNEKTLRRVTEPSEDKVIPDEQVSQSLLGLSRALLRNSGGLLLGAHTNFPPRFPLHREQNEGDVLFQTLGFCIERRPSSLAFAGTGVFVTRGVVPKGATVAMYPGTIYQPYEPILLQSIRNPFVFRCIDGVLVDGNDRGISRMVFRSCSGRDRMGPYLTSDASWLTDSPLNPLAVGQYVNNCSNERPANVCYQEYDVPDSFPLELRQYLPNVNYSQHCTQRPLRCVVLVSLRDIRAGEELFSNYYTIVR